The following proteins are co-located in the Rippkaea orientalis PCC 8801 genome:
- a CDS encoding ABC transporter substrate-binding protein: MAIKLLSQFLVILVVLVSLFVNNLVLASEQYKDPIVIGMSAAFTGASKNLGLELYHGSMAYINKINQSGGINGHPLVIKAYDDGYNPLPAIENTVNLVEEDEVTVLFDYVGDPTVTKILPLLKKYEAKNIMLFFPFTGAQSMRQVPYNQYVVNLRASYREETAGLVDHLLGIGHKRIAVFYQIDAYGRSGWDGVRKALEKYGLDIVAETTYRRGTEYNSSFNPQVQILQEADPDAIISIGNYQACAGFIRDARDANWDIPIANVSLVGSESLLKLLLETGRKTQRDYTQNLINSEILPSYEDLSLPAVKEYRNAINSYRGKSPITKENYTESGYNYVSFEGFLNAKLMVEILKRWTDFSDQDQLHEIVDHLNDFDLGIGVSLQFKHPEHQGLHQVYYTTVSNNKFVPLKDWRKWSK; the protein is encoded by the coding sequence ATGGCGATTAAGCTGTTAAGCCAATTTTTAGTTATTTTAGTTGTTCTAGTCTCCTTATTCGTGAACAACCTAGTGTTGGCTAGTGAACAATATAAAGACCCCATTGTCATTGGAATGTCTGCCGCTTTCACGGGAGCATCAAAAAATCTTGGCTTAGAATTATATCATGGCTCAATGGCTTATATCAACAAGATTAATCAGTCGGGAGGCATTAATGGTCATCCCCTTGTAATTAAAGCTTATGATGATGGATATAATCCTTTACCCGCGATTGAAAATACGGTGAATCTGGTGGAAGAAGATGAAGTCACTGTATTATTTGATTATGTAGGAGATCCCACCGTTACTAAAATTTTACCACTGTTAAAAAAATACGAAGCTAAAAATATCATGCTATTTTTCCCCTTTACAGGAGCCCAATCCATGAGGCAAGTGCCTTATAATCAATATGTGGTTAATCTGAGGGCATCTTATCGGGAAGAAACCGCCGGATTAGTAGATCATTTATTAGGGATTGGCCACAAGCGTATAGCTGTATTTTATCAAATTGATGCCTATGGTCGCAGTGGTTGGGATGGCGTACGCAAGGCATTAGAAAAGTATGGACTAGATATTGTTGCTGAAACGACCTATCGTCGAGGAACTGAATATAATAGTAGTTTTAACCCTCAAGTTCAGATTTTACAAGAGGCCGATCCCGATGCTATTATTTCTATTGGTAACTATCAAGCTTGTGCTGGATTTATTCGAGATGCAAGAGATGCAAATTGGGATATTCCTATTGCTAATGTTTCCTTGGTGGGGAGCGAAAGTTTATTAAAATTATTGTTAGAAACAGGTCGTAAAACCCAGAGAGACTATACTCAGAATTTAATTAATTCCGAGATTCTTCCTAGTTATGAGGATCTTTCCCTCCCTGCTGTTAAAGAATATCGTAATGCCATCAATAGCTATCGTGGAAAATCACCGATCACGAAAGAGAATTATACTGAGTCAGGTTATAATTATGTGAGCTTTGAAGGGTTTCTAAATGCTAAATTAATGGTAGAGATTTTAAAACGTTGGACAGATTTTTCTGATCAAGATCAGCTTCATGAAATTGTTGATCATCTCAACGATTTTGATCTCGGCATTGGGGTTTCACTACAGTTTAAACATCCTGAACATCAAGGACTACACCAAGTCTATTATACTACCGTTTCTAATAATAAATTTGTCCCCCTTAAAGATTGGAGAAAATGGTCAAAATGA
- a CDS encoding SpoIIE family protein phosphatase: MKISRLVKQTLIFAALVFAVIGISLSIFSVWNLSQNLLYEYENKGSAMTRTIAGFTSEIIFDENHETIQALVDSFVDIEGLAYILVQDQTGAIIAHTFSPGIPKFFQDHEKYKLNQINQKNYRFTQQTKIEKLTIPEIGPIIDVELPILGLAGGDIHLGLSRHIINQKIWLATIEQVIIITILFILTAIAAYMVVKQISQDLNKLIKGVNRVQLGDYGVTISVNDTNEIGLLANAFNSMVAEIRHYAQHLNKSVQELSDIKYALDQSAIIAITNVHGTIIKTNDRMSEISGYSEQELLGNNHRMLKSGYHPPEFFADLWSTITRGEIWQGEIKNKAKDGRYYWVDTTIVPFKNEMREIFQFLSLQNEITTRKEFEESLEENVRKRTEQLAQANEEITMLNVQLKTENFRMGAELNLLRQMQQLILPKAEEISVIEELDIAGFMEPASEVGGDYYDVLYTDGVVTLGIGDVAGHGLESGILMVMIQTAVRTLTEIKEADPVKFLSTLNRTIYNNIQRMNSDKNLSLAVLNYTAGQLRITGQHEETLIVRSDGKIERINTMDLGFPIGLDHDITQFIDQVLIELNPGDGVVLYTDGITEAKDINKNQYGLERLCRIISENWNKSAQQIEEAVIDDLLNHIGQQKVFDDLTLVVVKQKKILDDAEWIIDN; the protein is encoded by the coding sequence ATGAAGATATCAAGATTAGTCAAACAAACCTTAATATTTGCTGCCCTTGTATTTGCAGTAATTGGGATTTCTTTGTCTATTTTTTCAGTGTGGAATTTGAGTCAAAATTTATTATATGAGTATGAAAATAAGGGATCAGCAATGACAAGAACAATTGCTGGTTTTACCTCTGAAATCATTTTTGATGAAAACCATGAAACCATTCAAGCACTCGTAGATTCCTTTGTTGATATTGAAGGACTTGCTTATATTCTTGTTCAAGATCAAACAGGAGCAATTATTGCCCATACTTTTAGTCCAGGAATTCCTAAATTTTTTCAAGATCATGAAAAGTATAAATTAAATCAAATCAATCAAAAAAATTATAGATTTACCCAACAAACTAAGATTGAAAAATTAACTATCCCAGAAATCGGTCCAATTATAGATGTAGAACTTCCCATATTAGGTCTTGCAGGAGGTGATATCCATTTAGGATTGTCACGTCATATTATTAACCAAAAAATTTGGTTAGCAACCATTGAACAAGTCATTATTATCACCATTCTTTTTATTTTAACTGCTATAGCTGCCTACATGGTTGTTAAACAAATTTCTCAAGATTTAAACAAACTAATTAAAGGGGTTAACCGAGTTCAACTAGGAGATTATGGAGTCACTATTTCCGTCAATGATACTAACGAAATTGGGCTATTAGCTAACGCTTTTAATAGCATGGTGGCAGAAATTCGTCACTATGCTCAGCATTTAAACAAATCTGTGCAAGAATTATCAGATATTAAATATGCCTTAGATCAATCAGCTATTATCGCTATTACTAATGTTCATGGAACCATTATTAAAACCAATGATAGAATGTCTGAAATTTCTGGATATTCTGAACAAGAGTTACTGGGTAATAATCATCGGATGCTGAAGTCTGGTTATCATCCTCCTGAATTTTTTGCTGATTTGTGGTCAACAATTACTCGTGGAGAAATTTGGCAAGGAGAAATTAAAAATAAAGCTAAAGATGGTAGATATTACTGGGTTGATACAACCATTGTTCCTTTTAAGAATGAAATGAGAGAAATTTTTCAATTTCTCTCACTGCAAAATGAAATTACTACTCGCAAAGAATTTGAAGAAAGTCTCGAAGAAAACGTCAGAAAAAGAACTGAACAACTGGCACAAGCTAATGAAGAAATTACCATGCTGAATGTCCAACTAAAAACCGAAAATTTCCGCATGGGGGCTGAACTTAATCTACTGCGTCAAATGCAGCAATTGATTCTTCCTAAAGCTGAAGAAATTTCAGTAATCGAAGAATTAGATATTGCGGGATTTATGGAACCAGCTAGCGAAGTTGGCGGTGATTATTATGACGTTTTGTATACGGATGGAGTGGTAACATTAGGAATTGGAGATGTTGCCGGTCATGGTCTAGAAAGTGGTATTTTAATGGTTATGATCCAAACGGCTGTCCGTACCTTAACTGAAATTAAAGAAGCTGATCCTGTTAAGTTTTTGTCAACCTTGAACCGAACAATTTATAACAATATTCAACGCATGAATTCTGATAAAAATTTAAGCCTAGCAGTCTTGAATTATACGGCAGGACAACTCAGAATTACAGGACAACATGAAGAAACGTTGATAGTACGTTCTGATGGTAAAATTGAGCGTATTAATACGATGGATTTAGGGTTCCCTATTGGGTTAGATCACGACATTACCCAATTTATTGATCAAGTTTTAATTGAGTTAAACCCTGGAGATGGGGTCGTTCTTTATACCGATGGGATCACTGAAGCAAAAGATATTAACAAGAACCAGTATGGACTAGAGAGACTTTGCCGAATTATTAGTGAGAATTGGAATAAATCAGCCCAACAAATTGAAGAAGCTGTGATTGATGATTTATTAAACCATATTGGTCAACAAAAAGTCTTTGATGATCTAACTTTGGTCGTTGTTAAACAAAAGAAAATCCTAGATGATGCAGAGTGGATAATAGATAACTAG
- a CDS encoding fasciclin domain-containing protein, whose product MPDIVDIAVSAEGFSTLVTAVTAANLVDALKSPGPFTVFAPNDAAFAKLPPGTIQTLVQNIPQLARILTYHVVPGKLMKADLANVNSVISLEGSPISIDCSDNFEVKNATVIAADIEADNGVIHVIDNVILMG is encoded by the coding sequence ATGCCTGATATTGTCGACATTGCAGTGAGTGCAGAAGGATTTTCAACCTTAGTTACAGCAGTTACAGCAGCTAATTTAGTAGACGCTTTAAAGAGTCCTGGACCCTTTACTGTTTTTGCTCCCAATGATGCTGCCTTTGCTAAACTTCCTCCAGGAACAATTCAAACCTTGGTTCAAAATATTCCGCAATTAGCAAGAATTTTAACCTATCATGTCGTTCCAGGTAAACTAATGAAAGCTGATTTAGCTAATGTTAATTCAGTGATTTCCCTAGAAGGTTCTCCTATTTCAATTGATTGTTCCGATAATTTTGAGGTTAAAAATGCGACAGTAATTGCGGCTGACATTGAAGCAGATAATGGCGTTATTCATGTCATTGATAATGTTATTTTGATGGGATAA
- a CDS encoding DUF6671 family protein translates to MVEIKSWFENRVCLVATMHKKEQVISPPIEQELGVKVVVPQAFNTDNFGTFTREIKRLGTQLEAARLKAQKALEMTGESLVITSEGSFFPHPTLPYAACDRELIFFFDQVNQIEIVAQEISLETNYSHASIRTIDEGLQFAQKVDFPSHGLIVMPNSEAEKNDPIFKGIVTENDLFNAIKTVLEFSPKKIVHIETDMRAMYNPTRMKVIAKATQNLIDKIFNTCPNCHCPGFDVVEHKSGLPCGLCGFPTDLIHSEIYRCQKCQLQQIKSFPNGQKSADPMYCNYCNP, encoded by the coding sequence ATGGTTGAGATAAAATCTTGGTTTGAAAATCGAGTTTGTCTTGTGGCAACCATGCACAAAAAAGAACAGGTGATCTCACCACCAATTGAACAAGAATTAGGGGTAAAAGTTGTTGTTCCACAAGCATTTAACACCGATAATTTTGGTACTTTTACGAGAGAAATTAAACGATTAGGAACGCAATTAGAGGCAGCGCGTCTCAAAGCTCAAAAAGCCTTAGAGATGACTGGAGAATCTTTAGTTATTACTAGCGAAGGCAGTTTTTTTCCTCATCCGACTTTGCCCTATGCTGCTTGCGATCGCGAGTTAATCTTCTTCTTTGATCAAGTTAATCAAATCGAAATTGTCGCTCAAGAAATTTCTCTAGAGACTAACTATTCTCATGCTTCAATTAGAACTATTGACGAGGGATTACAATTCGCTCAAAAAGTTGATTTTCCTTCCCATGGTTTAATCGTAATGCCTAATTCTGAAGCCGAAAAAAACGATCCAATATTTAAAGGAATTGTCACAGAAAATGACTTATTTAATGCTATTAAAACCGTTCTGGAATTTTCCCCCAAAAAAATAGTCCATATTGAAACAGATATGCGAGCAATGTATAATCCAACGAGAATGAAAGTGATTGCTAAAGCGACTCAAAATTTGATTGATAAAATCTTTAATACTTGTCCCAATTGTCATTGTCCAGGGTTTGATGTTGTGGAGCATAAATCCGGATTACCTTGTGGTCTTTGTGGTTTTCCTACTGATTTAATTCACTCAGAAATTTATCGATGTCAAAAATGTCAGCTTCAACAAATCAAATCCTTTCCCAACGGACAGAAATCGGCTGATCCGATGTATTGTAATTATTGTAATCCGTAA
- the hpnJ gene encoding hopanoid biosynthesis associated radical SAM protein HpnJ has product MKKTLFLSPPSFDGFDGGAGARYQAKREITSFWYPTWLAQPAALVPGSKLVDAPAHYQTVEDVLKIAKDYELVIMYTSTPTLPNDVKCAEAIKAQNPDIQVGLLGAHAAVLPTQTLEENPILDFVCRNEFDYTCKELAEGKPYDQIKGLSYRDRHGKIQHTEERELIHDWDSMPSVFPVYADNLNIRNYFIGYLLHPYISLYTGRGCPAKCTFCLWPQTIGGHQYRAKTPEAVGKEMALAKSLWGDSIREYFFDDDTFTIDKKRVIAISEHLKKLNLTWSCNARANLDYDTLKILKDNGLRLLLVGFESGNQTVLDGVKKGIKLEVARKFMENCTKLGIKVHGAFIIGLPNETKKTIEDTIRFACEVSPHTIQVSIASPYPGTELYQQALDNGWFANKNLVASSGIQMSALQYPNLSAAEIEDAVEQMYRRFYFRRRAIIPIVQEMLGDPQMLVRRLREGKEFMAYLKERHNRTLVGAS; this is encoded by the coding sequence ATGAAAAAAACCCTATTTTTAAGTCCCCCCTCCTTTGATGGGTTTGATGGAGGTGCGGGAGCAAGATACCAAGCAAAGCGGGAAATCACCTCATTTTGGTATCCCACTTGGTTAGCACAGCCGGCCGCCTTAGTTCCAGGTAGTAAACTGGTAGATGCTCCGGCTCATTATCAAACGGTGGAAGATGTCCTCAAAATTGCCAAGGATTATGAATTGGTAATTATGTACACTAGCACTCCCACTTTACCCAATGATGTTAAATGCGCGGAAGCTATTAAAGCGCAAAACCCCGATATTCAAGTGGGGTTATTGGGGGCTCATGCGGCGGTTTTACCGACCCAAACTCTAGAAGAAAACCCGATTTTAGATTTTGTTTGTCGTAACGAATTTGACTACACTTGCAAGGAGTTAGCCGAAGGGAAACCCTACGATCAGATTAAGGGGTTGAGTTACCGCGATCGCCATGGTAAGATTCAGCATACCGAAGAACGGGAATTAATCCATGATTGGGATTCTATGCCGAGTGTTTTTCCCGTTTATGCCGATAACCTGAATATCCGTAACTATTTTATCGGCTATCTACTTCATCCTTACATTTCCTTGTACACGGGTCGCGGTTGTCCGGCAAAATGCACGTTTTGTCTGTGGCCGCAAACCATTGGGGGACACCAATACCGCGCTAAAACCCCCGAAGCAGTGGGCAAAGAAATGGCCTTAGCCAAGTCGCTTTGGGGTGATTCTATTCGGGAATATTTCTTTGATGATGATACCTTTACCATTGATAAAAAACGGGTCATTGCTATCAGTGAACACCTCAAGAAATTAAACTTAACTTGGAGTTGTAACGCCCGTGCTAATCTGGATTATGATACCCTAAAAATCCTGAAAGATAATGGCTTAAGACTACTGTTAGTTGGTTTTGAATCAGGGAATCAAACTGTCCTTGATGGGGTGAAAAAGGGCATTAAATTAGAGGTTGCCCGGAAGTTCATGGAAAACTGCACTAAACTTGGTATTAAGGTTCACGGAGCGTTTATTATTGGTTTACCCAACGAAACTAAGAAAACCATTGAGGATACGATTCGCTTTGCTTGTGAAGTGAGTCCCCATACCATTCAAGTGTCTATTGCTTCTCCCTATCCAGGGACAGAATTGTATCAACAAGCGTTAGATAATGGCTGGTTTGCTAATAAGAATTTAGTGGCTAGTTCGGGGATTCAAATGTCTGCTTTGCAATATCCTAATCTATCGGCAGCAGAAATTGAAGACGCAGTTGAACAGATGTATCGTCGCTTTTATTTCCGTCGTCGAGCAATTATTCCTATTGTTCAAGAAATGCTCGGTGATCCTCAAATGTTAGTGCGTCGTCTACGGGAAGGTAAGGAGTTTATGGCCTATTTAAAAGAACGCCATAACCGCACTTTAGTAGGGGCTTCTTAG
- the nuoH gene encoding NADH-quinone oxidoreductase subunit NuoH, producing MNTGIDLQGSFIESLKQLGLPDGVAKALWIPLPSFLMIIGATVGVLVVVWLERKISAAAQQRIGPEYAGPLGVLQPVADGIKLVFKEDIIPAKADPWLFTLGPVLVVLPVFVSYLIVPFGQNLVITDLNVGIFLWISLSSIAPIGLLMSGYASNNKYSLLGGLRAAAQSISYEIPLAFSVLAIAMMSNSLSTIDIVQQQSGYGILGWNVWRQPVGLIIFWIAALAECERLPFDLPEAEEEIVAGYQTEYSGMKFGLFYVGSYVNLVLSALVFAILYLGGWEFPVPLDKLAGWLGVNDNSPWLQVITASLGITMTVLKAYFLVFIAVLLRWTVPRVRIDQLLNLGWKFLLPVSLVNLLLTAALKLAFPVAFGG from the coding sequence ATGAACACAGGAATTGACCTACAAGGCAGTTTTATCGAATCTCTCAAACAATTGGGACTTCCTGACGGAGTAGCCAAAGCCCTCTGGATTCCCTTACCCTCTTTTTTAATGATTATTGGAGCTACCGTCGGCGTATTAGTCGTGGTTTGGTTAGAACGGAAGATCTCCGCAGCCGCCCAACAACGCATCGGACCCGAATATGCTGGACCGTTGGGGGTACTTCAACCTGTAGCCGACGGGATCAAATTAGTGTTTAAGGAAGACATTATTCCGGCCAAAGCTGACCCTTGGCTATTTACCCTGGGACCCGTTTTAGTGGTGCTCCCTGTTTTTGTTTCCTATCTCATTGTTCCCTTTGGTCAGAATTTAGTGATAACTGACCTCAATGTTGGCATTTTTCTCTGGATTTCTCTGTCAAGCATTGCCCCCATCGGGTTATTGATGTCCGGATATGCTTCTAATAATAAATATTCCCTTCTGGGGGGCTTAAGGGCAGCAGCGCAGTCTATTAGCTACGAAATTCCCCTTGCGTTTTCTGTCCTAGCGATCGCTATGATGTCCAATAGCCTAAGTACCATCGATATCGTGCAACAACAGTCAGGATACGGTATTTTAGGCTGGAATGTCTGGCGACAACCCGTTGGCTTAATTATCTTTTGGATTGCTGCCTTAGCTGAGTGCGAACGCCTTCCCTTTGACCTTCCTGAAGCGGAAGAAGAAATCGTCGCAGGGTATCAAACCGAATATTCTGGGATGAAATTTGGGTTATTTTACGTTGGATCTTACGTTAACTTGGTGTTATCCGCCTTAGTCTTTGCTATTCTCTATCTAGGCGGTTGGGAATTTCCCGTTCCCCTCGATAAATTAGCAGGATGGTTAGGAGTTAATGATAACAGTCCTTGGTTACAGGTGATCACGGCATCTCTGGGGATTACCATGACCGTCCTTAAAGCTTATTTTCTGGTATTTATTGCCGTTTTGTTGCGCTGGACAGTACCGAGGGTTCGTATTGACCAACTCCTGAATTTAGGCTGGAAATTCTTGCTTCCCGTATCCTTAGTAAATCTGTTATTAACGGCAGCCCTAAAATTAGCGTTTCCCGTTGCTTTTGGTGGCTAA
- the ndhI gene encoding NAD(P)H-quinone oxidoreductase subunit I: protein MFNLLKQVSDYAKESIEAAKYIGQGLSVTFDHMRRRPVTVQYPYEKLIPSERFRGRIHFEFDKCIACEVCVRVCPINLPVVDWEFNKAVKKKELKHYSIDFGVCIFCGNCVEYCPTNCLSMTEEYELATYDRHELNYDNVALGRLPYKVTEDPMVTPLRELGYLPKGVLDPHDLPSGNQRSGKRPEEIIAESD, encoded by the coding sequence ATGTTTAACCTACTCAAACAAGTCAGCGATTACGCCAAAGAAAGTATCGAGGCAGCTAAGTATATCGGTCAAGGCTTATCTGTTACCTTTGATCATATGCGTCGTCGTCCCGTCACGGTACAATATCCCTACGAAAAGTTAATCCCCTCGGAACGATTTCGCGGCAGGATTCACTTTGAATTTGATAAGTGTATTGCCTGTGAAGTTTGCGTTCGGGTCTGTCCGATTAATCTTCCAGTAGTCGATTGGGAGTTTAATAAAGCGGTTAAAAAGAAAGAACTCAAACACTACAGTATTGATTTTGGGGTGTGTATTTTTTGTGGGAATTGTGTGGAATATTGTCCCACTAATTGCTTGTCCATGACTGAAGAATACGAACTGGCAACCTATGATCGTCATGAGCTCAATTATGATAATGTTGCTCTCGGACGGTTGCCCTATAAAGTTACTGAAGATCCGATGGTTACACCCCTACGAGAATTGGGATACTTACCTAAAGGCGTGCTTGACCCCCATGATTTACCCTCAGGGAATCAACGTTCAGGGAAACGTCCCGAAGAAATTATTGCTGAGAGTGATTAA
- a CDS encoding NADH-quinone oxidoreductase subunit J: MNLAEGVQIVSFAILSVLVIAAALGVVLLSNIVYSAFLLGGVFISISGIYILLNADFVAAAQILIYVGAVNVLILFGIMLVNKQEDFSTLPRRWIRQGATALVCVGIFILLSTMILVTPWSISTTSPGVIENTIIELGKHFFSDFLLPFELASVLLLMAMVGAIILARRDLIPDTLPTQEGVTTALELPERPSELEARQLAMSKEK, translated from the coding sequence GTGAACTTAGCAGAAGGTGTTCAGATCGTTTCTTTTGCGATTTTATCCGTCCTGGTAATTGCAGCAGCTTTGGGAGTAGTCTTACTCTCAAATATCGTTTATTCAGCCTTTTTATTAGGGGGGGTATTTATCAGTATCTCTGGTATTTATATCCTGCTCAATGCTGATTTTGTCGCGGCTGCTCAAATCCTAATTTATGTTGGCGCGGTCAATGTTTTGATCCTGTTTGGGATTATGTTGGTGAACAAACAAGAAGATTTTTCTACTTTACCCAGACGGTGGATACGTCAGGGAGCAACGGCTTTAGTTTGTGTGGGCATTTTTATTCTTTTATCCACCATGATCCTTGTTACTCCTTGGTCAATTTCTACGACTTCGCCTGGGGTAATTGAGAATACAATTATTGAACTAGGTAAACATTTCTTTAGTGACTTCTTGTTACCCTTTGAGTTAGCTTCAGTTTTACTCTTAATGGCAATGGTAGGTGCAATTATCCTCGCGCGTCGAGATTTAATTCCCGATACTTTACCCACTCAAGAAGGGGTAACAACTGCTTTAGAATTGCCTGAACGTCCCAGTGAATTAGAAGCCAGACAATTAGCGATGTCTAAAGAAAAATAA
- the nuoK gene encoding NADH-quinone oxidoreductase subunit NuoK, whose product MQVQLEFCLLLAAALFCIGIYGLVTSRNAVRVLMSIELLLNAVNLNLMAFSNFLDPVGIKGQVFTVFVITVAASEAAVGLAIILAIYRNRDTIDMEQFNLLKW is encoded by the coding sequence ATGCAAGTACAATTAGAATTTTGTTTACTGTTAGCGGCTGCCCTTTTTTGTATTGGGATTTATGGGTTAGTCACCAGTCGGAATGCTGTCCGGGTTTTAATGTCTATTGAATTATTACTGAATGCGGTTAATCTTAATTTAATGGCCTTTTCTAATTTCCTTGATCCCGTAGGAATTAAAGGTCAGGTTTTTACCGTTTTTGTAATTACCGTCGCAGCTTCTGAAGCAGCTGTTGGGTTAGCAATTATTTTGGCGATTTACCGTAATCGTGACACCATCGATATGGAGCAGTTTAATCTCCTTAAATGGTAA
- a CDS encoding fasciclin domain-containing protein yields MLKLSGLVSSSLKSLLAFGLAISSVGVISPAMADSTMSQGSSSETMSSEKEMNIVDTAASAGSFKTLVAAVEAAGLVETLKGEGPFTVFAPTDEAFAALPKGTVEELLKPENKDKLVAILTYHVVPGNVISKDLKAGAVKTVQGGDVKVELGNTVKINDATVVKADIKTSNGVIHVIDKVMLPPEAK; encoded by the coding sequence ATGTTAAAACTCTCTGGATTGGTCAGTTCTAGCCTTAAATCTTTACTCGCTTTTGGACTTGCTATCAGCAGTGTTGGTGTTATTTCCCCTGCAATGGCTGATTCTACCATGTCTCAAGGATCTTCTTCTGAAACCATGAGTTCAGAGAAGGAAATGAATATCGTTGATACTGCGGCTTCTGCGGGATCATTCAAAACCTTAGTCGCTGCGGTTGAAGCAGCCGGGTTAGTTGAAACCCTCAAAGGAGAAGGTCCTTTTACCGTGTTTGCACCTACTGACGAAGCGTTTGCAGCACTTCCGAAAGGAACGGTAGAAGAGTTACTCAAACCCGAAAATAAAGATAAATTAGTGGCCATTTTGACTTATCATGTCGTTCCTGGCAACGTCATATCCAAAGACCTCAAAGCAGGTGCCGTTAAAACCGTTCAAGGTGGTGATGTTAAGGTTGAATTAGGCAATACCGTCAAAATTAATGACGCTACTGTTGTTAAAGCCGATATCAAAACCAGTAACGGCGTTATCCACGTCATCGATAAGGTGATGCTTCCCCCTGAAGCAAAATAA
- a CDS encoding DUF29 family protein → MIGHLLMGQYWTEEVLENGNHWRAEIIGFKTQLERHLTRNLRNHL, encoded by the coding sequence GTGATTGGGCATCTTTTGATGGGTCAATATTGGACAGAAGAAGTCCTTGAGAATGGTAATCATTGGAGAGCAGAGATTATCGGATTTAAAACCCAATTAGAAAGGCATTTAACGAGAAATCTACGCAATCATTTATAG
- the dnaN gene encoding DNA polymerase III subunit beta yields the protein MKFLCSQSELNSNLSLVSRAVPSRPTHPVLGNVLLVADESKGRVSLTAFDLSLGIQTSFSAEVSQGGTVALPAKLLNDIVSRLPEGEITLIADADESEDDSQIITLKSASGQFQLRAMSAEEFPSLPTIEGVDALKLRISLLIEGLKGSLFAASSDETKQVLTGVHLAGTVDSLEFAATDGHRLAVVTTPLQPEATEEEEGKTLAEGDFEGFSVTIPARALRELERMLSSRQGSDTVALYVDEAQIVFELGEQRLTSRKLDGAYPAYNQLIPRQFSRTVNVERKRFMSSLERVAVLADQKNNLVKCTLDGDEGLVSLSVEAQDLGKAKESMPAEITGEGGDVAFNVKYLMDGLKALPSQEIQIQLNEGNQPVILTPLGGLKMTYLVMPVQIVR from the coding sequence ATGAAATTCCTTTGTAGTCAAAGCGAACTAAACAGCAATCTTTCCCTCGTTAGTCGTGCCGTCCCCTCACGTCCCACCCATCCCGTCCTAGGAAACGTTTTACTGGTAGCTGATGAAAGCAAAGGAAGAGTCAGTCTCACTGCTTTTGACCTCAGTTTAGGTATCCAAACTAGCTTTAGTGCAGAGGTTAGCCAAGGGGGAACGGTTGCTCTACCGGCCAAACTCCTTAATGATATTGTTTCGCGCCTTCCAGAAGGAGAAATTACCCTAATTGCCGATGCCGACGAATCAGAGGACGATAGCCAGATTATTACGCTTAAATCGGCCTCTGGACAATTTCAACTCCGTGCCATGAGTGCAGAAGAATTTCCATCCCTTCCCACTATAGAAGGGGTAGATGCCTTAAAATTGCGCATTTCTCTGTTAATTGAAGGCTTAAAAGGCTCTCTCTTTGCTGCGAGTAGCGATGAAACCAAACAAGTCTTAACGGGGGTGCATTTAGCTGGAACCGTTGATAGTTTAGAATTTGCAGCTACCGACGGCCACCGTTTAGCAGTCGTCACCACCCCCCTACAACCAGAAGCAACAGAAGAAGAGGAAGGGAAAACTCTAGCAGAAGGCGATTTTGAAGGCTTTTCCGTGACAATTCCCGCTAGAGCTCTACGGGAATTGGAACGGATGCTGTCCAGTCGTCAGGGAAGTGATACCGTCGCTTTGTACGTCGATGAAGCGCAAATTGTCTTCGAGTTAGGGGAACAACGGCTGACCAGTCGTAAACTTGATGGAGCTTATCCAGCTTATAATCAACTGATTCCCCGTCAGTTTAGCCGTACCGTTAATGTGGAACGTAAGCGGTTTATGAGTAGTCTCGAACGGGTAGCGGTTTTGGCTGACCAAAAAAATAATTTGGTTAAATGTACCCTAGATGGGGATGAGGGACTGGTGTCTTTATCGGTGGAGGCACAGGACTTAGGGAAGGCGAAGGAGTCAATGCCAGCCGAAATTACCGGAGAAGGTGGCGATGTTGCTTTTAATGTCAAATATTTAATGGATGGATTGAAAGCATTGCCGAGTCAAGAAATTCAAATTCAGTTAAATGAGGGCAATCAACCCGTGATTTTAACTCCCTTGGGGGGTCTGAAAATGACCTATTTAGTGATGCCTGTACAAATTGTTCGTTAA